Genomic DNA from Candidatus Sphingomonas phytovorans:
ATCCTCAACGGCGTTGCGGTTGGCGACAAGATCGCGTTCGACGTCACGATCAAGGACAATGTCGGCGAAGTGACGGCCGTTCATAAACAATAGCGCAGGATCATATCGTCAGGGTGCAAGCGCGATAGAGGCGTGCGCCCTGCCCGGCGCATTATTCCACGACGCTCGTCAGGTAGGGATGGACTCAATCCGCCCCTTCGACAATTGCCAGATCACGTCCTGCGGGACCGGCAAACCAAGAGCATCGTCCCTGGTCATGCCGAGGTACGTGCCTCGAATGAGGCGCCCTATCAGTCCATGGGATACGGCAAGGGTCACACCCTGCAAATCATTCAGCCATTGAGTGACGCGGGCGTTGGCGGCATCGTAGCTTTCTCCGTCCGGCGATCGAAAGAACCAGTCGAACGGCGTGGTGTCGTCCAATAAGCCCGGCCATTGAGCGTCGATGTCAACATGCGTCAGGCCATCCCACGATCCTATTGAAACCTCCGCGATGCGATCATCGCACTGCACTTCCGGAGAAATGCCGAAGCTCTTTATGATTGCGGCGGTTTCACGCGCCCGTCCCAGCGGGCTGGCGAACAGGGTCTCAAATTCAGTGCCCATCGCCGAGAGCCGCCTGCCGCACGCCCCTGCCTGCGCTACACCCTTGTCGGTCAGCCGAGAGTCGAGCTTGCCCTGGAAGCGGCCAGCAGCGTTCCATTCAGTTTCGCCGTGACGGACAAGATAGATTTCGGTTTGCCGTGAAACTGCCAAGTAACATCTCCGATGTCGGTTCTAACATTCTACGACAGACAACGGACGACCGTTGCGGGGCCACCCTACAAGCTGGTTCAATGACCACAAATGGGGCGGACGCGGTCACCCCCACCGACCGATCCGCGATCTGACAAAAAAATCCCGCGCGCCCGAGCACCTGCAAGGCGCGAGGGCGCGCGGCCGGATGTCAGCCCCCTCCCCCTAAAAAGGCCCGGGCGGGCGGCAGGAACCGCCCGCCCGGCGAGAATCACGCCGCAAGCGGCAGCGGCTCGACCGCCGCCGGGGCCGGCGTGTCGGGCGGCTCGGGCTGGTTGTCGTTACGTGCGTCCTCGGCCTCCGCGTGCGCCGCGACCGACGCGACCCCGCCACGCGGCGTGTAGTGAGCGGGCGGAAAGGCCAGCCAGCGCGGCACCCAATTCTCGACCCTGGCGCGGCCCTCGCTGCCGTCGAGATGCGCGCGGATGATGCGCGTCATCGTCTTGCCCTTCTCATTGGCATTGGCCCCGGCGATGGTGGCGCCCGCCACCTCGGCCATCATCGCGCGCAGCACCTCCTTGTCGCGGACCAGCTCAAAAAACACGTCGTCCGCCTGCCACACCGGCGCCATGTCGACCTTGAGTTCGGTGCCGAGCGCGTCGACCAGCGGGCTGCGCGCGTCGAGGGTCTCGCCGACGACAATGGCGAGGGCATCCATCACCGCGATGTCCGGCAACTCCAGAAGCCGCAGGAATACCCCGGTCGCGCCGTACATCCCGACATCGCCGTGCGTGACGGTCGGGGTGTCGGGATCGAAGCCAAGCAGGGCCAGCACGGCACGGCGCTGCTCGTCGAACCGGGTTTCGGCGGGGACATTCTCGATGCTTTCGCGCACCGCGTCGTTGCGCGACGCTTGCGGTTCGACCCTGACCGTCCAGAGTGGCGACCCGGCGACAGCCTGAGCGACCATGACGCGCAGCGCGATCCCATTATGCCCGATCAGCGCCGCGCGGACGGCAGCGTGACGGTGGAGCGCGATATAGTCCTGCATCGCGGCGGTCACCTCGGGCCTGACGGCCTTGGCGGTCGCGGTCTCCTTCTCGCCGCCTTCGGCGAGGCGCCGCGCTTCCTTGCGCGAGACATAGCCTTCATGGATGACGACCTCGCCCGAACCGCGCACGTCGAAATAGACCCGCCCGCCCTTGCGCTTGGCCGCTTTCTCATAGTCCCATGCCGCGAATTGCCCGGTCACCGGCACGATCACCGCATCGGCCCAGCCCGCCGCGCGCACCGCCTCGGCGCGCTCCTCGACCGCCGCGTTCTGCGCTGCCCAGAAGGCGTCGCCATCGGCGAAATAGGCATCGTCGCCGAACAGGTCGGTGACGGTCGCAAGGCCGCTCGCCGCCACGTCGAACAAGGCGTGCCTGACGGCGATCGACTGACCGCCGAACAGCCATGCCTTCAGCTGGCGTCCGACCGGGCAATAGGCTTTCGGGTCACCGGCCAGCGCCAGCCAGGATTTCTGCTGGCTTTTGCTGGCGAGGGTCAGGTGCCGGACAGTCGTCGTGTCGATCTCCTCCCGGCGATAAAGATCGCGGATGCGCGGCAGGAGGTTGCCGAGCGCCAGCACGCGCTTCACGGCGAGGTCGGGCAGGCCGAAGGTCGCGGCGATCTCGTCGGTGCTGCGGCCCTCTTTCACCAGCCGGGTGAAGCTTTCCCACTGAGTCACCTCATCGGGATCGAGCCGGGCGATATTCTCGATCAGCGACGCCTCGATGGCGTCGGCGTCGTCGCCCGCGTCGAGGATCGCGCAGGGCATCGGCTCGACGTCGCTCCCCGCCGCGCGGCGTTCGTCTGCGACGATCAGCGCGGCATGATAGCGTCGCGCGCCAGCGACGATTTCGAACGTGTCGGGACGCTCCCCCTCGACCGGGTCCGCGACGGGATGGGCGCAGACCAGCACCGGCACGACGACGCCGCGCTTGCGCACGGTCGGCAGGATGTCGGTCACGTCGGGTGCCTTTCTGGCATAGCGCATATTGGCCTTGCTGACCGACAGCTTGCCAAGATCGATGAAGTCGAGTTTCATGATATTGCTCCTTCGCGAGTGCCGGTCCCGTCGAACAGGGGTTGCGAGACGGGATCGGCTTGAAGCGGGCGAGACGCGCCCGCGCGTCAGCCGTCCTCGGGGTCCGGGGGCGGAAGCGGGTCGGGAAGCGACGCGGGCGCGTCGTCCAGCATCGGGGGTGCCGAGGCCTGTGCGCGGTGGTGCGCCTCGACCGGGCCGAGCAACTGCGCCGCCGACAGGATCGAGCCCGCGTGGCGCGCGGTGTCGGCCCAGACGGAGAGCGGCACGGCACTGGCAAAACCGCGATCACGCTCGATCCCGAGGCCGAACGGCAGGCGTACCGCCGCGATCTCGGACAGGCTGAAAGAGCCGAGTTCGGGACAGCCGAACCCCAGATCGGCGAGGCCGAACAAGGTGTCGCCATCGGCATCGAGTTCGGTCGCGAGCCATGTCGCCGCGCTCAGGGGCGAGAAGAATTTGACGACCGGCACGGGGTCCGGTTCGCGGCGGTCGGTGCGTTGCGCCTCAAGCTGCGCGTCCGCATTGGCGCGGAGCGCGGCGCGCAGTTCCGGGGTGAGCAGTTCCATGGTCAGCACTCCCCAGCGAGCAGGGGGGCCGCGCCTTCGCGGTGGCGCGCGAGCAGCCAGTCGGCGGCCTTGCTCGCGGCGGACGCGGCGCGGAAGATCGCGCGGCTGTCCTCGCGCAGCACGGCGAGCCAGCTGCCGAGATAATCGGCATGGCGCACGGTCGGCACGATGCCGAGCGCGGCGCACAGAAAGGCCGAGCCCATTTCGGCGACCAGTTCCTCGCGGGCATAGTCCTTGCTGCCGAAGCTGGCGGTCAGCTCGCGGTTCAGCCGCGAGGGATGGCCGGTCGCATGGGTCAGTTCATGCAACGCGGTCCGATAATAGTTGATCTGGTCGAAGAAAGCGGGCTGTGGCGGGACGACAATCGCGTCCAGCGCGGGGGCGTAGAAAGCCCGGTCGCCGCGAATGAAGAAATCGACGCCCGATGCCGCGATAACTTGCTCCGCGACGGGCACGATCTCGCGTTCGGGCAACGGTGCCGGGTCGGCGGCGAGGCCGGGGCGCAACCCTTCGCACTGCGCGATGTTGAACACCGTGAAGCGTTTGAGGAAGGGCACGCTCCGCGCGTCCTCGCCGCTCTCCCGCGCCCGTTCCTTCTCGGCCTCGGGGGTGAAGCGGTCGGCATAGACCACGGTCACGCCATGCTCGCCCTTGCGGACGCATCCGCCAGCCTCAAGGGTCTGTCGGAAGGTCAGCCAGCTTTGCGAGGGCCAGCCCTGTTCGATGACCGCGCCCCACAGGATCAGGACATTCACCCCTGAATAATTGCGGGCGGTGAGCGCGTTGCGCGGCAGGTCGGGACCGCTGCCCCCGGCGCGGCCCCAAGGCTGGACCCAAGGAAAGCGGCACACCTCCAGTTCGGCGATGATCCGCTGCGTCACCTCGTCATAGATATTGGCATGGCTGGTCGCGGGAGCGGGTGCCGTCTGGCTCCCCCGCTTGCCGCGCGCGCCGCGCTTGTTGCCGTGTGCCATCGCAAGCCTCCAACGCCGCCCGCAAAAACCCCATGGCCTTCCCCGGAAGACCCCATGGGAGGGGTCCAGACCGGGCCACACACGACACCACATCGCGCGTTCCTGGCCCCGGTCGGGGGTGGGCGGCAGGTGCTACCGAAAAGGCCCGCTGCGCGCGGCGGGCCGCACCCGAAGGGCCGAAACGGAGTGGAGGACATGAGCGAAGCGAATGTTGCGGCACGCCGAAGCGGGCCTAGCAGGAAGCACCGCCCACCCCCGACCAAAGGCCAGGACTCAAACAACGCCATCGCGGCACGCGATGACCGCAGATGCTTGACCATGATGATATCGAGCCGACGTCCGTCTCGGACATCGGCGACTATATTCGAGGCCGACATGGACATGATCGATGCAGTGAGCGACGCGCCAATTCAGACGACGATCTCAGCGACCTTCTTCTCGATGCGATCAGATCGAAAGCGGAGGCGAAAACTGGACGGGTGTTCCCGTTCGTGTCGACCCAGGAGGCCGGGCTCGACGGGGTCTGGATTCAACCGTGCAACGAGCTATTGACCCTGTAGTAGCTACAGCCTTTATGGACCTGCCTCAACGCGGCCGTGGCATTGCGGCGTCGCGAGATGCAGGGGCTGTCACCATATATGGTTCGCGTTCGTAGATCAGCATCAGTCGCTGCTTTCATCATCGCCGCTTCGTTCGGTGCCCCGCTGCTGGCCCAGGATCAAAAGCCGGCCATCACTGAAAGCGACGGTGAGGATATCGTCGTTCAAGCGACGCGCTCCGGGCGCAGCGCGGACAAGGAGCCGATCCGCGTCGAGGTGCTCGATCGCGACGAGATCGACGAGAAACTGATGATGACGCCTGGCAACATTGCCATGCTCGTCAGTGAAACGCCCGGCATCAGGACACAGATCACCTCACCCTCCCTTGGCGCAGCCAACATCCGCATCCAGGGGCTGAAGGGTCGCTACACCCAGCTCCTCTCGGACGGCCTGCCGCTCTACGGCGGACAGCTTCCCGCCATCGGCTTGCTGCAAATCCCGCCGACCGACCTGGGACAGGTCGAGATCATCAAGGGGGCGGCCTCCGCATTCTATGGCCCTTCGGCCTTGGGCGGCGTCATCAATCTCGTCTCGCGCCGTCCCGCGCCCGAGCCCGAGGCCGACATCCTGCTCAACACGACCAGCCTCGGCGGGCAGGATGCGACCGCTTATGCATCAACGCCCCTGGCGGGCGGCTGGAGCGCCTCCGTCACCGGCGGCTATGATCGCCAGAGCGTTCAGGACCTGAACCGCGATGGCTGGGCGGACGTACCGGGCTATAATCGCTGGACGCTCCGACCGCGTCTTTTCTGGAGGGGATCGAGCGGCGCCAAGCTGTTGATCACCGTTGGCGGCATGACCGAGCAACGCGACGGCGGCACATTGCCGGGCCAGGTCGCGCCCGACGGTTTGCCTTTTCGCCAGACCCTCGACAGCAAGCGCCTCGACGCCGGCATCGTCGCCGACCTTCCGCTAGCGCCGGGCGAGCTTCACCTCCGCGCCTCCGGCATGACGCAGAGGGATGACCACCGCTATGGCGACACCATTGAGGATGATCGCCGCCGCAGCTTCTTCGGCGAGGCATCCTTCACCGCCAAATCTGGTGGCACCTCCTGGCTGGTGGGCACTGCCTTCCAGGCCGACCTGTTCCGTTCTCTCCAACTTCGCGATCTGGAATATACCTACACCGTCCCGGCATTATTCGGGCAGGTGGAACAAGTAGTGGCGGACCGGGTCACACTCGCCGGCAGTGCCCGATGGGATGCCCACAGCGAATATGGTTCGAGGATCAGCCCGCGCCTATCGCTGCTCTACCGTCCCGGCCGATGGACGATACGCGCGTCGGTTGGGCGCGGCTTCTACGCGCCGACGCCGTTCGTCGAGGAACTGGAGGAGCCGGGCCTGTCGCGGCTTGAGCCGTTGGGCCGACTGAAGGCAGAGACGGCTGATACGGCATCGGTGGACATCGGCTATCGGGCCGGACCTTTGCAGGCCGGCCTGACCTTGTTCGGCTCGAATATCAGCCACGCGGTTCAACTCGCCGATGACGGCCCCGATCATGTCAGGCTGATCAACGCCGATGGCCTTACCCGCACGCGCGGTGCCGAGTTGCTGCTGCGCTACCGGCTGGGCGACTTCAATGTCACCGGCAGCTACGTCTATGTCGACGCGAGCGAACCGAACCCTGGTGGTCTGGGCAGGCGGGCCGTCCCGCTTACACCGCGCCACTCGGGCGGGCTGGTCGGGAGCTGGGAGAAGGAAGGCAAGGGCAAAATCGGGCTGGAAGCCTATTATACCGGCCGACAGGAGCTGGAGGACAACCCCTATCGGAGCAAAGGCAAACCCTATTTCCAGCTCGGTGCGATGGCCGAGATCATCCTCGGCAAGGTCAGCCTGTTCATCAACGCCGAAGACCTGCTCGACATCCGACAGACCAGATATGATCCGCTGCTCCTGCCACAGCGATTGCCAAGCGGCGCGTGGACGGCGGATGCCTGGGCGCCGCTTGAAGGACGTGTTGTGAACGGAGGCGTCCGCCTCCATTTCGGCGGATCGAGATGAGATCGAGAATGTCATGGCGCTGACGATTGGCGAACTGGGCAAGGCGACCGCCACCAAGGTCGAGACGATCCGCTACTATGAGCGGATCGGCCTCTTACCCAAGCCGTCGCGCACCGCTGGCAACTATCGCGCTTATGGTCACGCCGAACTGAGCCGGCTCTCGTTTGTTCGTCGCTCGCGAGATCTGGGCTTTTCGCTCGATCAGATTCGAGCGCTGCTTGCCCTCTCGGATGATCGTAGCCAGCATTGTGCGGATGTGGATCGGATCGCGACCGAACATCTGCGCGAGGTTGATCGGAAGCTGGCCGACCTGTCCGCGTTGCGACGCGAGTTGAAGTCCCTGCTCGACGCCTGCGAGGGCGGCACGATTGGCGAATGCCGGATTATCGATGCGCTTGGTCCAGTCGCGCCGCATTGAATGCTATTCGCCATGCCGGCCTGAGATTGAGGGGGCCGGCGAACCGGCAAGACAGCCCCACGCTGTTCCGGAGACATCTCGCGATGGCGACATAATGGGCCTTGACCCACACCTCTCCCATGTGAGGCGGGGGTGGGCGGCAGCAGCGACCGGAAAGGCCCGGCTGAAGCGGACACGGCACCCAAGTCCGGGGTCCCCGCCGCCAGGGCGGCGGGGTGGCGCAGGGCCGGAACGGGAGTGGAGGAGCCGCAGCGCAGCAAGGCTTGCCGGGGACGCGGACGGGCCTAGCAGGGAGCGCCGCCCGCTCCCGCGCCTCCGGGAAAGGCCACAAACACGCCGCCGCGCACGCGGCGACGATCCGAACCGTCGGCGGGCACCGCCGGCCCTTACGAGGAACGGGCTCCCGCGTGGAGCGGCCGGATCAGCGGCGTCGAACCGGGCTTCGCGCCAGCCGGCGGGGCCTGTCGCCGGCCAGCGAAACCGGGCGCGCCGCCCGGCCGTGTAACGCGAGCGCCCGCGGGGCCGCGATCAGGCGCCGCACCCTGCCGAAGCCTGCGCCGGCAGTGTGCGTCCGAGCCCCGCTCCATCAAAGGCCAGCCCCGGCTGGCCAGAGCACCAGCGATCGTTCGTTAACAGCGGTCTTGGTCAAGCCCAATCTGACACGCGGTCTAAATTTCGTGGCAAGCCGTCGTTTACCCGTCTTAGGTTACCCTCAATGTATGAGCGGATTCACAATGTATGCGATCGCTAAGCGCCCGATGGCGCTGCTCGGTGCTGCCTCCCTGCTTGCCGGTTGTCAAAGCACTGGCGAGCGCCTGATAGCGCAGGCTGCGCGCAACGATACATGCGGCGCAAAGCAGTTGCGCTATTTCGTTGGCCGCAAAGCCGACCAAGCTACACGTGATACCATAGAACAGCATGTGACGAACGCGCGGCAGCTTCGATGGATTGTGCCTGGAGAGGATATATTAGCAGACCTCAACACCGGAAGAATCAACGTATTGTTGGACGAAAGCGGCACGATCAAAGGTGTAGGCTGCTACTAAGCTCAGGCTAACGTCCAGCTCATGGGCGCAAGGATCAGCCGGGGTCCGGGTTCAAATCAGGGGTGGGCGACGTGCAGAGGTCGGCCCATTGCGCATCGACCAGCCCGGCGAGACGGTCGGGGCTCAACCGCACCGACGCGGTGCGCGAGCCTGCGGCGGGATAGACCTGCTCGAAATGCCGGAGC
This window encodes:
- a CDS encoding I78 family peptidase inhibitor, which produces MALLGAASLLAGCQSTGERLIAQAARNDTCGAKQLRYFVGRKADQATRDTIEQHVTNARQLRWIVPGEDILADLNTGRINVLLDESGTIKGVGCY
- a CDS encoding helix-turn-helix domain-containing protein, encoding MALTIGELGKATATKVETIRYYERIGLLPKPSRTAGNYRAYGHAELSRLSFVRRSRDLGFSLDQIRALLALSDDRSQHCADVDRIATEHLREVDRKLADLSALRRELKSLLDACEGGTIGECRIIDALGPVAPH
- a CDS encoding histidine phosphatase family protein, whose amino-acid sequence is MAVSRQTEIYLVRHGETEWNAAGRFQGKLDSRLTDKGVAQAGACGRRLSAMGTEFETLFASPLGRARETAAIIKSFGISPEVQCDDRIAEVSIGSWDGLTHVDIDAQWPGLLDDTTPFDWFFRSPDGESYDAANARVTQWLNDLQGVTLAVSHGLIGRLIRGTYLGMTRDDALGLPVPQDVIWQLSKGRIESIPT
- a CDS encoding ParB N-terminal domain-containing protein translates to MKLDFIDLGKLSVSKANMRYARKAPDVTDILPTVRKRGVVVPVLVCAHPVADPVEGERPDTFEIVAGARRYHAALIVADERRAAGSDVEPMPCAILDAGDDADAIEASLIENIARLDPDEVTQWESFTRLVKEGRSTDEIAATFGLPDLAVKRVLALGNLLPRIRDLYRREEIDTTTVRHLTLASKSQQKSWLALAGDPKAYCPVGRQLKAWLFGGQSIAVRHALFDVAASGLATVTDLFGDDAYFADGDAFWAAQNAAVEERAEAVRAAGWADAVIVPVTGQFAAWDYEKAAKRKGGRVYFDVRGSGEVVIHEGYVSRKEARRLAEGGEKETATAKAVRPEVTAAMQDYIALHRHAAVRAALIGHNGIALRVMVAQAVAGSPLWTVRVEPQASRNDAVRESIENVPAETRFDEQRRAVLALLGFDPDTPTVTHGDVGMYGATGVFLRLLELPDIAVMDALAIVVGETLDARSPLVDALGTELKVDMAPVWQADDVFFELVRDKEVLRAMMAEVAGATIAGANANEKGKTMTRIIRAHLDGSEGRARVENWVPRWLAFPPAHYTPRGGVASVAAHAEAEDARNDNQPEPPDTPAPAAVEPLPLAA
- a CDS encoding zincin-like metallopeptidase domain-containing protein; translation: MAHGNKRGARGKRGSQTAPAPATSHANIYDEVTQRIIAELEVCRFPWVQPWGRAGGSGPDLPRNALTARNYSGVNVLILWGAVIEQGWPSQSWLTFRQTLEAGGCVRKGEHGVTVVYADRFTPEAEKERARESGEDARSVPFLKRFTVFNIAQCEGLRPGLAADPAPLPEREIVPVAEQVIAASGVDFFIRGDRAFYAPALDAIVVPPQPAFFDQINYYRTALHELTHATGHPSRLNRELTASFGSKDYAREELVAEMGSAFLCAALGIVPTVRHADYLGSWLAVLREDSRAIFRAASAASKAADWLLARHREGAAPLLAGEC
- a CDS encoding DUF2958 domain-containing protein, with protein sequence MELLTPELRAALRANADAQLEAQRTDRREPDPVPVVKFFSPLSAATWLATELDADGDTLFGLADLGFGCPELGSFSLSEIAAVRLPFGLGIERDRGFASAVPLSVWADTARHAGSILSAAQLLGPVEAHHRAQASAPPMLDDAPASLPDPLPPPDPEDG
- a CDS encoding TonB-dependent receptor codes for the protein MVRVRRSASVAAFIIAASFGAPLLAQDQKPAITESDGEDIVVQATRSGRSADKEPIRVEVLDRDEIDEKLMMTPGNIAMLVSETPGIRTQITSPSLGAANIRIQGLKGRYTQLLSDGLPLYGGQLPAIGLLQIPPTDLGQVEIIKGAASAFYGPSALGGVINLVSRRPAPEPEADILLNTTSLGGQDATAYASTPLAGGWSASVTGGYDRQSVQDLNRDGWADVPGYNRWTLRPRLFWRGSSGAKLLITVGGMTEQRDGGTLPGQVAPDGLPFRQTLDSKRLDAGIVADLPLAPGELHLRASGMTQRDDHRYGDTIEDDRRRSFFGEASFTAKSGGTSWLVGTAFQADLFRSLQLRDLEYTYTVPALFGQVEQVVADRVTLAGSARWDAHSEYGSRISPRLSLLYRPGRWTIRASVGRGFYAPTPFVEELEEPGLSRLEPLGRLKAETADTASVDIGYRAGPLQAGLTLFGSNISHAVQLADDGPDHVRLINADGLTRTRGAELLLRYRLGDFNVTGSYVYVDASEPNPGGLGRRAVPLTPRHSGGLVGSWEKEGKGKIGLEAYYTGRQELEDNPYRSKGKPYFQLGAMAEIILGKVSLFINAEDLLDIRQTRYDPLLLPQRLPSGAWTADAWAPLEGRVVNGGVRLHFGGSR